The window GGGGGGCACATAACGTGGATCGAATCATTCATCTCCTTCCGATTATGCAAGAAAAAGCACACCTCCCATTTACCCTGGATGAGTGGGCGGACAAAGTGAAACTAACGCCAAATTATTTCTGCAGTCTATTCAAAAAAATAACGAAAATGACACCGATCGCCTATATCACAAAATGTAGAATCCAAAAGAGCAAAAAAATGCTGCTCAGCGACCCGCATATTCAAATCAAAGAAATCGCCATAGATTCCGGTTATCCCAGCGTAAGTTATTTCAACAAAATTTTTATGGAGATGGAAGGTGTTACTCCGAGCGATTTCCGAAATAATCATTTCAAGTAAAAATGAGAAAACCGCTTAGTTTCCGTTATGGAGACTAAGCGGTTAGATGCAGCTTAACCAATTATTTATTTCTTCTTTGTACTGTCCATCGCTTTTTGAGTAATTTCCAAATAACGATCTAATTTCAATTTATTAAAGCCTTCTATATAGGCATCCCAATCAGATGCAAACTTTTTGTTTCCGGTAATGAATTTAACCTTATTTTCATCTACATATTTATTGATATTTGTGAGAAGCATGGTGTATTCCTCGACAGCCGCCGGATCAATAAACATGTTGCCCGGGAACGATTCTTTTGGCTGGAATCCGTCATAAAGCTGGGTCGCCTTGAACAATCTCAGTTCATATCCCGCTTTCGCTTTGATATCTTGATCTGCTGCCCAAGACGCTCTGAAATCTTTCGTCTTAACAAAAGGACCAACCTCGCTCCAAGCATTGTTATGCTTACGTGTTTCACCTAATGGAAGCACAATTGGCTTGTATTTTGCAGGTTTTCCGTTCAGATCGAGATCGGAAGCGGTTCCTTCCGTCCAGTTAACGCCTTTTTCCCCATGGGTTGCCCGAATTGTACCCTCATCCGTCACCAAATAGTCGGCAAGCTTAATGGCAGCTATTTGTTGTTCTTTGTTTGCCTTATTCGATATTGCAAAGTTGGCGCCCCCAAGGTTTTTGCCCCCACCATACCCTGTCGTTTGAACACCGGACGGTCCTTTCAGTGGAGGAATTGCCTCATATTGCAGGTGAATCGGGTTATTGGGATCAAAGAAAACGTAGGGATGAAGCCCTATAGCGACGCCTGTTGTCGCGATTCCATCCCGGTTGACAACCTGCTTATATGCAGGCCCGTTTTGCGAGAAGGCACCCGGATCGATCAAGCCTTCCGCGTAAAGCGAAGCTATATATTCAAGGCCGGCTTTAAACTCCGGCTTGTTTGCAGTAAATTCTGCTTTACCGTCTTTTGATATAAAATAACAAGGAGCATTGTTGCAATGTGTGCCAGAATCATCATTAATAAAAGCGTTCATCAAAACACTGGCTACAGGGTTTCCGACAGCTCCGCTTAGAGGTATCTCATCCTTTTTCCCGTTGCCGTTCAAATCTGTCTCTTTAAAAGCTACGAGCATTTTCTTAAAATCTTCCGTTGTTTTCGGCATTTCCATTCCGACTTTTTTCAACCATTCCGTATTCACCCACATCTTGGAGCCGAAACTGCAATGGTAGCATTCATTGATTGCCGGCAACCCGTAAATATTTCCGTCTGGTGCTGTAATACTTTTGTAATTAGGGATTTCTTCCATTCGTTTTTTAATATTGGGTCCATACTTGTCAATGAGCTCGTTTAATGGAAGAAGTACGCCTTGTGATCCCAATTTCATCAGCTCCGAAGGGGTAATGACATCGGACCAGTTCAAAAGGAAAATGTCTGGATAATCCCCGCTCGTAAGAGCAAGCTGCCTCTTCTCTTTAGCCGTTTCATTCGAGTTAATCTGAATATTCAATTTTACATTCAGCTTTTCATTCATCTCTTGCGTGAATTTGTTCGTATTCATGTCCAGTTCTGGATCGCCGATCATAAAAGCCTTAAGTGCTACAGGACTTTTATTCGCATTAGCGGAGGCTGACGGATTATTCGTGCTTCCAGCGTTGTTATTGCTGCCAGCGTTATTTGTTGAGCAGCCTGCCAACACCGTACCTGCAAGAAGTAGTATACTAAGTCCCCAAATCATTGTTTTTTTCACGTGTAGCCCTCCTTATTGATTTAAAAAACAGTTAAACTCAATTTATTAGCTAGCTCCACGATTAGCTGTTATTAAAAATGCACTCACCTCCTTACGAATTCTCCCTGACGGATCATCCCTTCAGCGAGCCAATCATGACCCCTTGTACAAAATGCTTCTGAACGAACGGATACAGGATAAGAACCGGCAGGCTGGAGACGACGATCAAGGAATATTTCATAAGCTCCGCGAGTCCTTGCCTTCTGAGCGTTTCCGAAATATCTGTGGGATTCTCAGAAGTATTGAGAAGCAATATATTTCGAAGAACCAGCTGCAACGGGTATAATTCAGAACTCTTTATATATAGCAATGCGTCAAAGTAAGCGTTCCATTGTCCTACTGCAAAGAGCAGTACCATAACGGCAATAATAGGTTTGGAAAGAGGAAGAACAACACGAATCAGGAAACCCACGTCGCTGCATCCGTCCATTTCGGCTGCGTCAACCAATTCATCGGGAATCGTGTTTTGGAAAAATGTCCTTGCGATGATAATTTGAAAGACGCCTATTGCTTGCGGGAGGATAAGAGACCATCTGGAATCGATGAGATGCAAGTTCTTCACAACTAAATATAAAGGTATTAATCC is drawn from Paenibacillus sp. V4I7 and contains these coding sequences:
- a CDS encoding extracellular solute-binding protein: MKKTMIWGLSILLLAGTVLAGCSTNNAGSNNNAGSTNNPSASANANKSPVALKAFMIGDPELDMNTNKFTQEMNEKLNVKLNIQINSNETAKEKRQLALTSGDYPDIFLLNWSDVITPSELMKLGSQGVLLPLNELIDKYGPNIKKRMEEIPNYKSITAPDGNIYGLPAINECYHCSFGSKMWVNTEWLKKVGMEMPKTTEDFKKMLVAFKETDLNGNGKKDEIPLSGAVGNPVASVLMNAFINDDSGTHCNNAPCYFISKDGKAEFTANKPEFKAGLEYIASLYAEGLIDPGAFSQNGPAYKQVVNRDGIATTGVAIGLHPYVFFDPNNPIHLQYEAIPPLKGPSGVQTTGYGGGKNLGGANFAISNKANKEQQIAAIKLADYLVTDEGTIRATHGEKGVNWTEGTASDLDLNGKPAKYKPIVLPLGETRKHNNAWSEVGPFVKTKDFRASWAADQDIKAKAGYELRLFKATQLYDGFQPKESFPGNMFIDPAAVEEYTMLLTNINKYVDENKVKFITGNKKFASDWDAYIEGFNKLKLDRYLEITQKAMDSTKKK
- a CDS encoding carbohydrate ABC transporter permease, giving the protein MLTKRSIKESPGDRMLLAVIYACLTIGMLVVLYPLIYILSASFSSPFAVVSGKVWLYPVDFTLIGYETVFKNAQVLVGYGNSLLYATIGTLVSLTVTIMMAYPLSRKTFYGRNVLMFILTFTMLFGGGLIPLYLVVKNLHLIDSRWSLILPQAIGVFQIIIARTFFQNTIPDELVDAAEMDGCSDVGFLIRVVLPLSKPIIAVMVLLFAVGQWNAYFDALLYIKSSELYPLQLVLRNILLLNTSENPTDISETLRRQGLAELMKYSLIVVSSLPVLILYPFVQKHFVQGVMIGSLKG